One Skermanella sp. TT6 genomic window, GTTCCACGTGCCGCGCCTCATGGACGACCTGGACGAGACGGTGCGCAGCAGCGTCGCCCGCCGCCTGCCGCGCCGGTTGCTGCTCAAGATGCGGGGCGATCCCGACCGGGAGGTGCGGATCTCCGTCGCCAGCCGGCTGGAGGAAGGCGACCTCGCCCCGATGATGCGCGACCCGGACTACTCCGTCCGCCTGCGCGTGGCCCGCCGCGTCCCGGAAGGCATGCTGCCGGCCATGATGCGCGACGAGGACGCCGAGGTGCGGCTGGAGGTCGCCCGGCGGATCGGCCTGGAATGGCTCGCCAGCATGGCCTGGGACGATAGCCAGCGCGTCCGCCTGCATGTCGCCCAGCGGCTCTGCCCCGACAAGCTCAGCGCCATGGTCAACGATGCCGACTGGTGCGTGCGCTACGTCGTCGCGAGCCGCATCGCGGACGAGTACCTGGACTCCCTGATCGACGATCCGGTCGACGAGGTGCGCGAGATCGCCCGGCGCCGGCGCGCCGGCCTCGTCCTTCAGGACGACGTTCCATGACATCCGATGACATCACCCCGAGCCGGAGCCCCCGCCATGGCCAACCGTGATCCGCAGGACGCCAACGAACTGGAAGGCCCGCCCGAGTACGAGGTCGGCCAGAAGGTCCGCAGCATCCGAGACATCCGCAACGACGGGACCTATCCCGGCGCGCCGGTCGGCGACGTGCTGATCCCGGCCGGCTCCGTCGGCTACGTGATCAGCATCGGCTCCTATCTCCAGATGTATCACATCTACAGCGTCGATTTTTACGAGCATCGCCGGGTGATCGGCATGCGCGCCAAGGAGCTGGAGATGGTCGATGCCCTCGCCAACGCCCCGCAGAGCCACGTCCGCGCCGGCTGAACCGCCGCCCGTCCCGATCCCACCCCCGGAGCGAAGCCATGACCGATCAGAAATCCCTCGAAGACACCGGCCTCACCTCCGACATCGCCGTCCCGGAGCCGGAGGGCGGGACCGGGTACGTGCCGCCGCGCGAGCCCAAGTACGAGTGGGGCATCGCCGTCAAGGCGCTGTCCGACCTGCTGAACGACGGCAGCCATCCCGACAGCCCGGCCGGAAGCCTTCTCGTGGTCAAGGACACGGTCGGCGAGATCATCCGCGTCGGCTACGCCCCGGAAGCCAACAACCTGCCGGTCTACCTGGTCGAGTTCCCCGGCGGCAAGCTGGTCGGCTGCCTGGAGGAGGAGATCGCCCCGGTCCTGGGGGCCCGGTCCATGGTTCCGGGACGGATGGATTGATCCCGGCCCCGCAGGGCGCCGCGACCGACTGATGCGAGGTGTGCCGTGATCTACCTGGACAACAACGCCACGACCATGCCGGCCCCCGAAGTCGTGGCCGCCATGCTTCCCTACCTGGGAGAGCTCTACGCCAACCCGTCCAGCGCCCATGGTCCGGCGATGGCGGTCAAGCAGGCGGTGGGGCAGGCCCGCGGCGCGGTCGCCGGGCTGATCGGCGCCAAGGCGTCGGAGGTGGTGTTCACGTCGAGCGCCACCGAGGCCAACCACCTGGCGATCCTCGGGACGCTCCGCGCCCGGCCGGACCGGCGCCACGTGGTGACGACGGCGGTCGAGCATCCGTCCAACCTGATGCTGTTCGAGGACCTGCGCAGCCAGGGCTACCATGTCACAGTCCTGCCGGTGGACGCCTCCGGCCTCTTCC contains:
- a CDS encoding 4Fe4S-binding leucine-rich repeat protein, with product MTFHDMDEALDWLGRPVDCSACRYADRKPDGRCQPLKACVHDRYAKRIQRFFQWNEDLAVEQLDHPYFEVRAIAVRHAPLFHVPRLMDDLDETVRSSVARRLPRRLLLKMRGDPDREVRISVASRLEEGDLAPMMRDPDYSVRLRVARRVPEGMLPAMMRDEDAEVRLEVARRIGLEWLASMAWDDSQRVRLHVAQRLCPDKLSAMVNDADWCVRYVVASRIADEYLDSLIDDPVDEVREIARRRRAGLVLQDDVP
- a CDS encoding nitrogen fixation protein NifZ; the protein is MANRDPQDANELEGPPEYEVGQKVRSIRDIRNDGTYPGAPVGDVLIPAGSVGYVISIGSYLQMYHIYSVDFYEHRRVIGMRAKELEMVDALANAPQSHVRAG
- a CDS encoding nitrogen fixation protein NifZ, whose product is MTDQKSLEDTGLTSDIAVPEPEGGTGYVPPREPKYEWGIAVKALSDLLNDGSHPDSPAGSLLVVKDTVGEIIRVGYAPEANNLPVYLVEFPGGKLVGCLEEEIAPVLGARSMVPGRMD